A genomic region of Coriobacteriaceae bacterium contains the following coding sequences:
- the rsmD gene encoding 16S rRNA (guanine(966)-N(2))-methyltransferase RsmD, with translation MRIIAGEFKGRIIESPNEKTTRPTTDRVRESIFSSIYSRLPELAAVDVLDAFAGSGALGIEALSRGARSCTFIERDRTARDVLERNLASLSLKAPRVRVIAADSFDAVAQLAPHGPFGLVLLDPPYAEVPARVHELLGELIDYGKLVQGCVIVYEHALQGKEAVAEEFGIDRRFVLDGQKRYGKIGVTYLKFHDRED, from the coding sequence ATGCGCATTATCGCTGGTGAGTTCAAGGGCCGCATCATCGAAAGCCCGAACGAGAAGACGACGCGTCCGACGACCGATCGCGTGCGCGAGTCCATCTTCTCGTCCATCTACTCACGTCTGCCCGAGCTTGCCGCCGTGGATGTCCTCGATGCCTTTGCGGGCAGTGGTGCCCTGGGTATCGAAGCGCTTTCGCGTGGTGCGCGCAGTTGTACCTTCATCGAGCGTGACCGTACCGCCCGTGACGTGCTTGAGCGAAATCTCGCTTCCCTTTCCCTGAAGGCGCCACGCGTGCGCGTCATTGCCGCCGACAGCTTCGATGCCGTCGCGCAGCTTGCGCCTCATGGCCCCTTCGGGCTCGTCCTGCTTGATCCGCCCTATGCCGAGGTGCCCGCGCGTGTCCACGAGCTACTTGGTGAGCTCATCGATTACGGGAAGCTCGTCCAAGGGTGCGTCATCGTCTACGAGCACGCCCTGCAAGGCAAGGAGGCCGTTGCCGAAGAGTTCGGCATAGACAGGCGCTTCGTGCTCGATGGCCAGAAGAGATATGGCAAAATCGGCGTGACGTACCTGAAGTTCCACGATCGCGAGGATTAG
- the coaD gene encoding pantetheine-phosphate adenylyltransferase, whose translation MHKLLVPGTFDPITFGHLDVIRRASCMADEVIVGVAASQGKRGGTLFTLDERIELAREVTAEFANVEVVGFDNLLVDFATSIGATAIVKGLRATKDFEYEFQMAMLNFRLAPELETLFVMSSPDYMYVSSSIAKELASLGGSTEGIVPPIVGEALAKRLG comes from the coding sequence ATGCATAAGCTCTTGGTTCCCGGAACCTTTGACCCCATCACCTTTGGCCACCTGGACGTCATTCGACGCGCGAGCTGCATGGCCGACGAGGTCATCGTCGGCGTCGCCGCATCGCAGGGCAAGCGTGGCGGAACGCTTTTCACGCTCGACGAGCGCATCGAACTTGCCCGCGAGGTCACGGCGGAGTTCGCCAATGTCGAGGTCGTCGGCTTCGATAACCTGCTTGTTGATTTCGCGACCTCCATTGGCGCCACCGCTATCGTCAAGGGCCTGCGTGCGACGAAGGACTTCGAGTACGAGTTCCAGATGGCCATGCTCAACTTCCGCCTTGCCCCCGAGCTGGAGACCCTCTTCGTCATGTCATCCCCCGATTACATGTACGTCTCCTCGTCCATTGCCAAGGAGCTCGCCTCGTTGGGTGGCAGCACGGAGGGCATCGTTCCCCCGATCGTGGGAGAGGCCCTCGCCAAGCGCCTGGGGTAG
- the accB gene encoding acetyl-CoA carboxylase biotin carboxyl carrier protein: protein MKPLHIMDTTLRDAHQSLWATRMETGDMLPILSKLDQVGYWSIEMWGGATFDTCLRFLDENPWDRLRVVKQHCPNTPLQMLTRGQNLIGYHHYSRDIVNRFIKAAHRNGIDVFRVFDALNDIRNVIDSAEALNECGAHFEGAISYTMSPVHTLDSYIEYASELKALGAKSICIKDMAGMLTPYRTERLVNALNQEVGLPVHVHCHYVGGMAPANYIKAAEAGASIVDTASAPLAFGNSQPAVEMIVAALKESEYDTGLDLDLLFEISDYWEEMRIKKGFKRGISTLSHMRVYSHQVPGGMMSNLVSQLEIQKASNRMDEVLKEIPRVRAEVGYPPLVTPMSQIVGTQSVFNVLTGKRWSVISKEMKDYIAGYYGKAPGKIDPAIQKAVLGDEQPLAPDVAPGSLVTTTYDELAEELGDLAKSEEDVLMYAMFPNEARQFLEKQRKIENTNFLMNDAVSITKEEDYVDIAQIRDLVKLVEESGVGEITVEEAGAKVTIRTPGMQPAAYAPAPVMPQAASAPAAAEAPAPAAASTRPASWKPVTAPMVGTFYAAPSPDADPFVTEGATVGAGETLCIVEAMKLMNEIAAEEACVVREVCIDNAAPVEFGTVMFYVEPTAE from the coding sequence GTGAAACCTTTGCACATCATGGACACGACCTTGCGTGATGCCCACCAGTCACTGTGGGCGACGCGCATGGAGACGGGCGACATGCTCCCCATCCTGTCAAAACTCGATCAAGTTGGGTATTGGTCCATTGAGATGTGGGGCGGTGCGACATTCGATACCTGTCTGCGCTTCCTCGACGAGAATCCCTGGGATCGTTTGCGCGTCGTCAAGCAACACTGTCCCAACACGCCGTTGCAGATGCTCACGCGCGGACAGAACCTCATCGGCTATCATCACTATTCACGTGATATCGTCAATCGCTTCATCAAGGCCGCCCATCGTAACGGCATCGATGTCTTCCGCGTCTTCGACGCACTTAACGATATCCGCAATGTCATCGACAGCGCCGAGGCGCTCAACGAGTGCGGTGCCCATTTCGAGGGCGCCATCAGCTACACCATGAGCCCGGTGCATACGCTTGATTCCTACATCGAGTATGCCTCCGAGCTCAAGGCGCTTGGCGCCAAGTCCATTTGCATCAAGGACATGGCGGGCATGCTCACGCCGTATCGTACGGAGCGCCTGGTCAACGCCCTCAACCAAGAGGTGGGCCTGCCCGTTCACGTGCATTGTCACTACGTGGGTGGCATGGCCCCGGCCAACTACATCAAGGCTGCCGAGGCCGGTGCCTCGATTGTCGACACCGCATCCGCACCGCTCGCTTTCGGCAACTCCCAGCCGGCCGTCGAGATGATCGTCGCTGCGCTCAAGGAGTCCGAATACGATACGGGCCTCGACCTTGACCTCCTCTTCGAGATTTCGGATTACTGGGAGGAAATGCGCATCAAGAAGGGCTTTAAGCGCGGCATTTCCACGCTTTCGCATATGCGCGTCTACAGCCATCAGGTTCCTGGTGGCATGATGAGCAACCTCGTGAGCCAGCTCGAGATTCAGAAGGCGTCCAATCGCATGGACGAGGTTCTCAAGGAGATTCCCCGCGTACGCGCCGAGGTCGGCTATCCGCCGCTTGTCACGCCCATGTCGCAGATCGTCGGCACGCAGTCTGTTTTCAACGTGCTCACCGGCAAGCGCTGGTCGGTCATCTCCAAGGAGATGAAGGACTACATCGCCGGTTACTACGGCAAGGCACCCGGCAAGATCGATCCCGCGATCCAGAAAGCCGTGCTCGGCGACGAGCAACCGCTCGCCCCGGACGTTGCCCCGGGCTCGCTTGTCACGACGACCTACGACGAGCTTGCCGAAGAACTCGGGGATCTCGCCAAGAGCGAGGAAGACGTCCTCATGTACGCCATGTTCCCCAACGAGGCACGCCAGTTCCTCGAGAAACAGCGCAAGATCGAGAATACAAACTTCTTAATGAACGATGCCGTGAGCATCACCAAGGAGGAGGACTACGTGGACATCGCACAGATTCGTGACCTCGTGAAGCTCGTCGAGGAGTCCGGAGTCGGAGAGATCACCGTCGAGGAAGCCGGCGCCAAGGTCACCATTCGCACCCCGGGCATGCAGCCTGCTGCCTACGCCCCGGCCCCCGTCATGCCCCAGGCCGCTTCGGCGCCTGCTGCGGCGGAGGCTCCCGCACCCGCTGCCGCTTCGACGCGACCGGCGAGCTGGAAGCCCGTTACCGCCCCGATGGTCGGCACCTTCTACGCCGCGCCTTCGCCCGACGCCGATCCCTTCGTGACGGAGGGCGCAACGGTCGGCGCAGGCGAGACGCTGTGCATCGTTGAGGCCATGAAGCTCATGAACGAGATCGCCGCCGAGGAGGCGTGCGTCGTGCGCGAGGTCTGCATCGACAATGCCGCGCCCGTCGAGTTCGGCACCGTCATGTTCTACGTCGAGCCCACCGCCGAGTAG
- the accC gene encoding acetyl-CoA carboxylase biotin carboxylase subunit: MLDKILIANRGEIALRVVRAAHELGIKCVVVYSEADKDTRAVEMADESVCIGPAPSALSYLNIPNIIAAAKITGAQAIHPGYGFLSENADFARACADNDIIFIGPSPECIDSLGNKAAAKATMKELGVPTVPGSDGPVDTVEEARAFAHEVGYPVLIKASAGGGGKGMREANDDDELEKMFVAARTEAANAFGNDEVYLEKLIRRPRHVEIQIIADTHGNAMHLCERDCSIQRRHQKLIEEAPCPVIDEETRQAMGEAALKAVRGVGYVNAGTIEFLLDTDGSFYFMEMNTRVQVEHPVSEQITGVDIIKQQLIVASGDPITCADLAPMSPKACAIEFRINAEDPAHDFRPCPGTITRFDMPGGPGVRVDTHLRTGDAIPPTYDSLMAKLIVWGDTREEAIARGKRALDEFVIEGVATTIPFHRRVLDNATFNSGMVYTDFIETETNGGQL; encoded by the coding sequence ATGCTTGACAAGATTCTCATCGCCAATCGTGGCGAAATCGCCCTACGCGTCGTGCGTGCCGCACATGAGCTCGGCATCAAGTGCGTCGTCGTGTATTCGGAGGCCGATAAGGACACGCGCGCTGTCGAGATGGCAGACGAGAGCGTCTGCATCGGTCCGGCGCCATCCGCGCTCTCGTACCTCAACATCCCCAATATCATCGCGGCTGCCAAGATCACCGGCGCGCAGGCCATCCATCCGGGCTACGGCTTCCTTTCGGAGAACGCCGATTTCGCCCGTGCCTGTGCCGATAACGACATCATCTTCATCGGCCCGTCACCCGAGTGCATCGATTCGCTCGGCAACAAGGCGGCGGCCAAGGCGACGATGAAGGAGCTTGGCGTTCCCACCGTGCCCGGTAGCGACGGCCCCGTCGATACCGTCGAGGAAGCACGTGCGTTTGCCCACGAAGTCGGCTATCCCGTGCTTATCAAGGCATCGGCTGGCGGCGGCGGCAAGGGCATGCGCGAGGCCAATGACGACGACGAGCTCGAGAAGATGTTCGTCGCCGCGCGTACCGAGGCGGCCAACGCCTTCGGCAACGACGAGGTCTATCTCGAGAAGCTCATCCGCCGTCCGCGTCATGTGGAGATTCAGATCATCGCCGATACGCATGGCAACGCCATGCACCTCTGCGAGCGCGATTGCTCGATTCAACGCCGTCACCAGAAGCTCATCGAGGAGGCGCCCTGTCCCGTCATCGACGAGGAAACGCGCCAGGCGATGGGCGAGGCCGCGCTCAAGGCGGTGCGCGGCGTGGGCTATGTCAACGCCGGCACCATCGAGTTCCTGCTCGATACGGATGGCAGCTTCTACTTCATGGAGATGAACACGCGCGTCCAGGTCGAGCATCCGGTTTCCGAGCAGATCACCGGTGTCGATATCATCAAGCAGCAGCTCATCGTCGCTTCGGGTGACCCCATCACCTGTGCGGACCTCGCACCGATGTCGCCGAAGGCCTGCGCCATCGAGTTTCGCATCAATGCGGAAGATCCGGCGCATGATTTCCGTCCCTGCCCGGGTACCATCACGCGCTTCGACATGCCGGGTGGTCCAGGTGTGCGCGTCGACACGCACCTGCGCACCGGTGACGCGATTCCTCCCACCTATGATTCGCTCATGGCAAAGCTCATCGTATGGGGTGACACGCGCGAGGAGGCCATTGCACGTGGCAAGCGCGCCCTTGACGAGTTCGTCATCGAGGGTGTCGCCACGACGATACCCTTCCATCGCCGCGTGCTCGACAACGCGACGTTTAACTCAGGTATGGTGTACACGGATTTCATCGAAACCGAAACGAATGGGGGACAGCTGTGA
- a CDS encoding Asp23/Gls24 family envelope stress response protein — protein MKEIDQGYVIDGITIAPGVVETIISLAAAEVPGVAGVGTAGAISTIRSAFNAGNAIPTNGIRIEPLGDKQVAVTISIQAYYGYRLVEIAENVRKAIVDALAAQIGVTVTSVDVHVDALSFEA, from the coding sequence GTGAAGGAAATCGACCAAGGCTACGTGATTGATGGCATCACCATTGCTCCCGGTGTTGTCGAGACAATCATCTCGCTTGCCGCGGCGGAGGTCCCCGGCGTTGCCGGTGTGGGCACTGCCGGTGCCATCTCGACCATCCGCTCGGCCTTCAATGCGGGCAATGCCATCCCCACCAACGGTATACGCATCGAGCCGCTTGGCGATAAGCAAGTCGCCGTGACCATCTCCATTCAAGCGTATTACGGCTACCGCCTCGTCGAGATCGCCGAGAACGTACGCAAGGCCATCGTCGATGCGCTCGCTGCCCAGATTGGCGTCACGGTGACGTCTGTCGACGTGCACGTAGACGCGCTCTCTTTCGAGGCGTAG
- the nusB gene encoding transcription antitermination factor NusB — protein sequence MAALRHEHTAARREALQLLYTGELMGLPLDQVADGNETELLLVPECPQGVSDADLVGVDLVAYASTLVNGIAGHIDELDERIGSTAENWTLERMPIVDRNIIRIATYEILHCDEIPTGVAINEAVELAKAFGTDESPKFVNGVLGRIASEVCGEDAAQLDANALEPQASIDEV from the coding sequence ATGGCCGCACTTCGGCATGAACACACGGCTGCCCGCCGCGAGGCATTGCAGCTGCTCTACACCGGTGAGCTCATGGGTCTTCCGCTCGATCAGGTTGCCGACGGTAACGAGACCGAGCTCTTGCTCGTTCCCGAGTGTCCTCAGGGCGTAAGCGATGCCGACCTCGTGGGCGTCGATCTCGTTGCCTATGCCTCGACGTTAGTCAACGGCATTGCCGGTCATATCGACGAGCTCGACGAGCGCATCGGGTCGACAGCCGAGAACTGGACGCTCGAGCGCATGCCCATCGTCGATCGCAACATCATCCGCATTGCCACCTATGAGATTCTCCATTGCGATGAGATTCCCACGGGCGTCGCCATCAACGAGGCCGTCGAGTTGGCAAAGGCCTTCGGGACCGACGAGTCACCGAAGTTCGTGAACGGCGTCTTGGGACGCATCGCGAGCGAGGTCTGCGGCGAGGATGCCGCTCAGCTCGATGCGAATGCGCTCGAGCCGCAAGCTTCGATAGATGAGGTATGA
- the xseB gene encoding exodeoxyribonuclease VII small subunit gives MSESSKETFGEVRARLDEIVSEVRSKDVSLEKSLDLYEEAIRLGNRCAELIDKPDYTAAEIAEANEVVEAGQEEGPEITI, from the coding sequence ATGTCAGAGAGTTCCAAGGAAACATTCGGCGAGGTCCGAGCGCGGCTCGATGAGATTGTCTCCGAAGTGCGTAGCAAGGACGTCTCCCTCGAGAAGAGCCTCGACCTTTACGAGGAGGCTATCAGGCTTGGCAATCGCTGTGCCGAGCTCATCGACAAGCCCGATTACACGGCGGCCGAGATTGCCGAGGCCAACGAGGTCGTCGAAGCTGGTCAAGAAGAGGGTCCCGAGATTACGATCTAA
- the dxs gene encoding 1-deoxy-D-xylulose-5-phosphate synthase, whose amino-acid sequence MTEKILDTIESPADLADLSYEQLNRLAFELRAEMIAATSLHGGHLAPSLGSVELIIALHRVLDCPRDRLVFDVGHQAYAHKLLTGRRKQFKTLRTYEGISGFPKITESAYDAHDSGHASDSLSTALGYALARDLDGSDATIAALIGDASFTGGMALEALNDIGRANTPLLIVLNDNGMSISPNVGGFSTYLAKVRMSDQYTQLRNHVEDAFNASGTLGRLLMRGGNAAKESFKQFVLPGATFLEGFGVTYIGPVDGHDIQTLEEILRDAKALEGPVVIHAVTMKGKGYGPAEKNPALFHGVAPFDIASGTPKPKSNANPTWTQVFSDELIKLAEDDPSIVAITAAMASGTGLSAFAKAYPERFFDVGIAEEHAVGMASSLALAGKKPVVAIYSTFMQRAIDQAIVNVGLQKAHVVFCLDRAGLVGDDGPTHHGVFDLVYLRMIPNMRILAPSSDEELRMALRCAMALEGPVAIRYPRGSAPVAPGVCEPWQEGHAAKVRDGADGALLALGRMVDVACEVAEVAAHQGVELSIWDMRWAKPIDADALRDAAHTGHIFTLEDGVITGGFGSGVLELLSDMGESCPVRRFGIPDTFVTQGPVDKLFEVLGLDAESISAEVLAAYQS is encoded by the coding sequence TTGACTGAGAAGATTCTGGATACGATAGAGTCGCCCGCTGACCTCGCTGATCTAAGCTATGAGCAGCTTAATCGTCTGGCCTTCGAGCTGCGCGCCGAGATGATAGCGGCGACGTCGCTGCATGGCGGACACCTTGCGCCATCGCTTGGTAGCGTCGAGCTCATCATCGCGCTTCATCGCGTGCTTGACTGCCCCCGTGACCGTCTCGTTTTCGACGTCGGCCATCAAGCGTACGCCCACAAGCTCTTGACGGGGCGGCGCAAGCAGTTCAAGACCTTGCGCACGTATGAGGGCATTTCCGGATTTCCCAAGATTACCGAAAGCGCATACGATGCCCACGATTCGGGCCATGCATCCGATTCGCTCTCGACGGCGCTTGGCTATGCCCTTGCACGTGACCTTGACGGATCGGATGCGACCATCGCCGCGCTCATCGGCGATGCCTCGTTTACGGGCGGCATGGCACTTGAGGCGCTCAACGACATCGGTCGTGCCAATACGCCGCTTCTGATCGTGCTCAACGATAACGGCATGTCCATCTCGCCCAATGTCGGTGGCTTTTCGACCTATCTTGCCAAGGTGCGCATGTCGGATCAGTACACGCAGCTGCGCAACCATGTCGAGGACGCCTTCAACGCGAGTGGTACGCTGGGACGCCTGCTCATGCGTGGCGGCAACGCCGCGAAGGAGTCATTCAAGCAATTCGTGCTTCCCGGCGCGACCTTTCTCGAGGGCTTCGGCGTCACGTATATCGGCCCGGTGGACGGACACGACATCCAGACGCTTGAGGAGATCCTCCGTGATGCCAAGGCGCTCGAGGGCCCCGTTGTCATCCATGCGGTGACGATGAAGGGCAAGGGCTATGGTCCCGCCGAAAAGAACCCTGCGCTCTTCCACGGCGTCGCCCCCTTCGATATCGCGTCGGGTACGCCCAAGCCCAAATCGAACGCGAATCCTACCTGGACGCAGGTCTTCTCCGACGAGCTCATCAAGCTTGCCGAGGATGACCCGTCAATCGTCGCCATCACGGCGGCGATGGCGAGCGGTACGGGACTTTCCGCTTTCGCGAAGGCCTACCCCGAGCGCTTTTTTGATGTCGGCATAGCCGAGGAACATGCCGTTGGCATGGCAAGTTCGCTTGCGCTTGCAGGCAAGAAGCCCGTCGTCGCCATCTACTCGACTTTCATGCAGCGCGCCATTGACCAAGCTATCGTCAATGTCGGTCTACAGAAGGCCCATGTCGTCTTCTGTCTTGATCGAGCGGGGCTCGTGGGTGATGATGGCCCTACGCATCATGGTGTTTTCGACCTTGTCTACCTGCGTATGATTCCCAACATGCGCATCCTCGCCCCTTCCAGCGATGAGGAGCTGCGCATGGCGCTGCGCTGCGCCATGGCGCTCGAAGGGCCCGTGGCCATTCGCTATCCGCGCGGCAGCGCCCCCGTCGCTCCAGGTGTATGCGAGCCGTGGCAGGAGGGCCATGCCGCCAAGGTCAGGGACGGTGCCGACGGGGCGTTACTCGCCTTGGGTCGCATGGTCGATGTCGCGTGCGAGGTTGCCGAGGTAGCCGCGCATCAGGGAGTCGAGCTTTCCATCTGGGACATGCGCTGGGCCAAGCCCATTGATGCCGACGCGTTGCGTGATGCCGCCCATACGGGCCATATCTTCACGCTCGAGGATGGCGTCATCACGGGAGGATTCGGTTCGGGCGTGCTCGAGCTGCTTTCCGATATGGGTGAGAGTTGTCCGGTCAGGCGCTTCGGCATCCCCGACACCTTCGTGACCCAAGGTCCGGTCGACAAGCTCTTTGAAGTGCTCGGACTCGATGCGGAAAGCATCAGCGCCGAGGTGCTCGCAGCGTATCAATCCTAG
- a CDS encoding TlyA family RNA methyltransferase has product MRLDELLVERGLARDLHDAQAYVMAGEVVVGEHRATSAGMSVKPDVALRLKDDKRRGGFVSRGGLKLQQALDTFGLEVGGLACADLGASSGGFTDCLLQRGAARVSAVDVGVGQFDWRLRNDPRVSLFERTNIRNVSAADIDGPFDLVVADLSFISLASVMSDVAAFLKPQGCFVSLIKPQFEASKEDVGEGGVVHDPQAHARCIEAVFESARACGFEVCGLTYSPVTGPAGNIEFLFWAKSRPCDSPREGSMCFDEIERVVAEAHAKLKGES; this is encoded by the coding sequence ATGCGACTTGACGAGCTTCTCGTAGAGCGCGGGCTCGCGCGTGATCTGCATGATGCTCAGGCGTATGTCATGGCTGGCGAGGTCGTGGTGGGTGAGCATCGCGCCACGAGTGCCGGCATGAGCGTGAAGCCCGATGTTGCCTTGCGTCTTAAAGACGATAAGCGGCGTGGTGGCTTCGTGTCGCGCGGTGGTCTCAAACTCCAACAGGCCCTCGATACCTTCGGCCTTGAGGTCGGGGGCCTTGCATGTGCTGACTTAGGCGCTTCGAGTGGCGGTTTTACCGACTGCCTGCTCCAGCGAGGTGCTGCGCGTGTGAGCGCAGTCGATGTGGGCGTGGGACAATTCGACTGGCGTTTGCGCAACGACCCACGTGTGAGCCTTTTCGAGCGTACGAACATCCGCAACGTGAGTGCTGCCGACATAGACGGTCCTTTCGATCTGGTTGTTGCCGACCTTTCGTTCATCAGCCTTGCGTCTGTCATGAGCGATGTCGCCGCGTTCCTGAAGCCCCAGGGTTGCTTCGTCTCGCTTATCAAACCGCAATTCGAGGCATCCAAGGAAGACGTTGGAGAAGGGGGCGTCGTACACGATCCCCAGGCACACGCTCGCTGCATCGAGGCGGTTTTCGAGAGCGCGCGTGCCTGCGGATTCGAGGTCTGCGGTCTCACGTATTCACCCGTCACGGGCCCTGCGGGTAATATCGAGTTTCTCTTTTGGGCGAAATCCCGGCCATGCGATTCCCCGCGAGAGGGTAGTATGTGCTTCGATGAAATCGAGCGTGTCGTCGCAGAGGCGCATGCCAAGCTGAAAGGTGAATCGTGA
- a CDS encoding NAD(+)/NADH kinase — MKVLIVPSNVDEVGTAAHYLASRLVISGIDALVQDSKAPDQLSVPVDELALVVCMGGDGTFLRAARLVDFAPVPMLALNYGTLSFLSGNPARDDVELVTNALAGDMVFEHRSTADITIEQADGQVINATALNEIAYTRGRSGRVVEYRYGINGITIAQLKADGLVVATPTGSTGYALSAGGPIVSPAYTGLVVVPVAPHALNTRAIVLAPSDVLEVIMDTTRSRDASVFVDGVMIDVDQPSSIEVRRGERDLLLARGGDAFFRNVSRVFFGGPHPDMPERE; from the coding sequence GTGAAGGTTCTGATCGTGCCAAGCAACGTGGACGAGGTTGGTACCGCGGCCCACTATCTCGCTTCGCGCCTTGTCATATCCGGCATCGATGCCCTCGTCCAGGACTCCAAGGCGCCTGACCAGCTGTCTGTCCCCGTCGACGAGCTCGCGCTTGTCGTTTGCATGGGTGGCGACGGCACCTTCCTGCGTGCCGCACGTCTTGTCGATTTTGCTCCCGTGCCCATGCTTGCTCTCAATTACGGCACCCTCTCGTTTCTTTCCGGCAATCCGGCACGCGATGATGTCGAGCTCGTCACGAACGCCCTGGCTGGTGACATGGTCTTCGAGCATCGCTCGACAGCCGACATCACGATAGAGCAGGCTGACGGCCAGGTCATCAACGCGACCGCTCTCAATGAGATTGCCTATACACGCGGTCGTAGCGGGCGCGTGGTCGAGTATCGCTACGGCATCAACGGAATCACCATTGCGCAGCTCAAGGCCGATGGCCTGGTGGTTGCCACGCCCACAGGATCGACGGGCTACGCGCTCTCGGCTGGTGGCCCCATCGTGTCTCCGGCCTATACGGGTCTTGTCGTCGTGCCGGTTGCGCCCCATGCGCTCAACACCCGTGCCATTGTGCTCGCGCCTTCGGATGTGCTCGAGGTCATCATGGATACGACGCGTTCGCGCGATGCGTCGGTGTTCGTAGATGGGGTCATGATCGATGTCGACCAGCCCTCCTCGATAGAGGTGCGCCGCGGAGAGCGTGACTTGCTCCTGGCACGCGGTGGCGACGCCTTCTTCCGCAATGTCTCGCGCGTCTTCTTCGGTGGTCCGCATCCGGACATGCCCGAGCGAGAATAG
- the recN gene encoding DNA repair protein RecN, protein MLDELHVSNIALIEDATIAFAPGLTVLTGETGAGKTALLAALKLICGARADNSVVRDGAEEALAEARIVDEDEHIVRRRLSVAGRSRCTIDGAMATVGELAVLTSSIEVHGQHEQVLLLEPARQLAYLDAWAQDDELCARYAEARTAYQQARATLDELEQAQGKNEQELEFMRFTCEQIEKVNPQAGELEELEEQLPRLQHADQLAQALQGACAALHDDDGALDLIARATSELMRQQGIDEDLDELIGRLDVQMQELEDLTRDLSAYAQGIDTDPSRLEETLDRLDKLNGLMKRFGPGMDQVFVTWEAAKRSLEQAQDSPERMERARAFLAQAQDAYRQAAAALSAARHEAAQSFCEQLAKTVSELAMEGASFEFSFDELPFERWGEAGSEQVELLYQPAPASKPRPLRRIASGGELSRILLALECLHYDSSDTGASRSTIVFDEVDSGIGGATGNAVARRLAALSKDAQVIVVTHLAQVAALADEHYVVSKQNGADGMPHTSVEPVVGEARVTEIARMLSGDDDERALDHARSLLEGTR, encoded by the coding sequence ATGCTCGACGAGCTCCATGTATCCAATATCGCCCTCATCGAGGACGCGACCATAGCCTTCGCACCGGGTTTGACCGTTCTCACGGGCGAGACGGGTGCGGGTAAGACGGCGCTTCTCGCGGCCCTCAAGCTCATATGTGGTGCGCGTGCCGACAATTCGGTGGTGCGTGATGGTGCCGAGGAGGCGCTTGCCGAAGCACGCATCGTCGATGAAGACGAGCATATCGTTCGTCGGCGTCTGAGTGTCGCCGGGCGTAGCCGTTGTACGATTGACGGAGCAATGGCCACCGTTGGCGAGCTTGCCGTACTCACGTCGTCGATCGAAGTGCACGGGCAACATGAGCAGGTGCTTCTCCTGGAGCCGGCTCGCCAGCTCGCCTATCTCGATGCGTGGGCGCAAGATGACGAGCTCTGTGCTCGCTACGCCGAGGCTCGCACGGCCTACCAGCAGGCGCGGGCCACTCTTGACGAGCTCGAACAGGCTCAAGGCAAAAACGAGCAGGAGCTCGAGTTCATGCGCTTCACCTGCGAGCAGATCGAGAAGGTCAATCCGCAGGCAGGTGAGCTCGAGGAGCTTGAGGAGCAATTGCCGCGTCTGCAGCATGCAGACCAGCTCGCTCAGGCTTTGCAAGGTGCCTGCGCCGCGCTGCATGATGACGATGGCGCCCTCGACCTCATTGCTCGGGCGACTTCGGAGCTCATGCGGCAACAGGGAATCGATGAGGATCTCGATGAGCTCATTGGTCGACTTGACGTCCAGATGCAGGAGCTCGAGGACCTCACCCGTGACCTAAGCGCGTATGCGCAGGGCATCGACACGGATCCGAGCAGGCTCGAGGAGACGCTTGATCGTCTCGATAAGCTCAATGGCCTTATGAAACGCTTTGGCCCTGGCATGGACCAGGTTTTCGTCACCTGGGAGGCGGCGAAGCGCTCGCTTGAACAAGCCCAGGACTCGCCCGAACGCATGGAGCGGGCACGTGCATTCCTCGCTCAGGCGCAAGACGCATATCGTCAGGCCGCCGCAGCACTTAGCGCTGCGCGACACGAGGCAGCGCAGAGCTTCTGCGAGCAGCTCGCAAAGACCGTAAGCGAGCTTGCGATGGAGGGGGCGAGCTTCGAGTTCTCGTTTGACGAGCTACCCTTCGAGCGTTGGGGTGAAGCTGGTAGCGAGCAGGTCGAGCTTCTCTACCAACCCGCCCCGGCGTCTAAACCCCGTCCGTTGCGTCGCATCGCATCTGGTGGCGAGCTCTCGCGCATCCTGCTTGCGCTCGAGTGCCTGCACTACGATTCTTCCGATACCGGTGCGTCACGCTCGACCATCGTCTTTGACGAGGTCGATTCCGGCATTGGAGGTGCCACGGGTAATGCCGTGGCACGCAGGCTCGCGGCGCTTTCGAAAGACGCGCAGGTCATCGTCGTCACGCATTTGGCGCAGGTTGCCGCACTGGCCGACGAGCACTATGTGGTGAGCAAGCAGAATGGCGCTGACGGGATGCCGCATACGAGCGTCGAGCCCGTCGTGGGCGAGGCGCGCGTGACGGAGATTGCCCGCATGCTCTCGGGAGACGATGACGAGCGTGCGCTCGACCATGCACGCTCCCTGCTCGAAGGGACGCGCTGA